One segment of Salvelinus alpinus chromosome 1, SLU_Salpinus.1, whole genome shotgun sequence DNA contains the following:
- the LOC139565887 gene encoding calphotin-like, protein MPQIPIESPRAEGEEDLTCYSPRPGTAALLSSTVLIPTVGLRSCQKLWRSRTHQQQNQKTNLLGNLWNNLRWRISVDEPAAGKSVDAPADQPEAAEPSETTTQEPASVEEAVGELIAKLTAGPTVEPASEVQSEEAAVESVLEPVAKPVDSVSEEPAVKPVVEPVAAVKPVVEPVAAVEPVAAVKPVVEPVAAVEPVAAVKPGVEPVAAVKPGVEPVAAVKPGVEPVAAVKPGVEPVAAVKPGVEPVAAVKPGVEPVAAVKPGVEPVAAVKPVVEPVAAVKPGVEPVAAVKPGVEPVAAVKPVVEPVAAVKPVVEPVAAVKPVVEHVAAVKPVVKHVATVEHVAAVKPVVEPVAAVIPVVEPVAAVKPVVEPVAAVKPVVEPVAAVKPVVEPVAAVKPVVEPVAAVKPVVEPVATVKPVVEPVAAVKPVVEPVAAVKPVVEPVAAVKPVVEPVATVKHVVEPVAVVKPVVKPVVEPVAAVKPVVEPVAAVKPVVEPVATVEHVAAVKPVVKHVATVEHVAAVIPVVEPVAAVIPVVEPVAAVKPVVEPVAAVKPVVEPVAAVKPVVEPVAAVKPVVEPVAAVKPVVEPVAAVKPVVEPVAAVKPVVEPVAAVKPVVEPVATVKPVVEPVATVKPVVEPVATVKPVVEPVAAYKPVVEPVAAVKPVVKPVVKPVVEPVVEPVAAVKPVVEPVVEPVAAVKPVVEPVATVKPVVEPVAAVKPVVEPVAAVKPVVEPVAAVKPVVKPVVEPVVEPVAAVKPVVEPVVEPVAAVKPVVEPVATVKPVVEPVAAVKPVVEPVAAVKPVVEPVAAVKPVVEPVATVKPVVEPVAAVKPVVEPVAAVKTVNEESTSATQVVADDIIAPASEPASEPTPSPCGGQVPSLIQQQEDAEPQHQIVHDFRHTDAGCAVRP, encoded by the exons ATGCCACAAATTCCCATCGAAAGCCCCAGGGCAGAGGGAG AGGAGGACCTGACGTGCTACAGTCCCAGACCAGGTACTGCGGCACTGCTATCATCCACAGTACTGATTCCAACAG TAGGCCTGAGGAGTTGTCAGAAGCTGTGGAGGAGTCGGACCCATCAACAGCAGAATCAGAAGACAAATCTCTTGGGAAACCTGTGGAACAACCTGCGGTGGAGGATATCTGTAGATGAACCAGCAGCTGGAAAATCTGTAGATGCACCTGCTGACCAACCAGAGGCAGCAGAGCCCTCTGAGACAACGACTCAGGAACCTGCATCTGTGGAAGAAGCTGTTGGAGAACTCATCGCAAAACTCACTGCAGGACCCACAGTGGAACCAGCAAGTGAAGTTCAATCAGAAGAGGCTGCTGTAGAATCAGTCTTAGAACCTGTAGCGAAACCTGTTGACAGTGTTTCTGAAGAACCTGCAGTTAAACCTGTAGTTGAGCCTGTGGCTGCAGTTAAACCTGTAGTTGAGCCTGTGGCTGCAGTTGAGCCTGTGGCTGCAGTTAAACCTGTAGTTGAGCCTGTGGCTGCAGTTGAGCCTGTGGCTGCAGTTAAACCTGGAGTTGAGCCTGTGGCTGCAGTTAAACCTGGAGTTGAGCCTGTGGCTGCAGTTAAACCTGGAGTTGAGCCTGTGGCTGCAGTTAAACCTGGAGTTGAGCCTGTGGCTGCAGTTAAACCTGGAGTTGAGCCTGTGGCTGCAGTTAAACCTGGAGTTGAGCCTGTGGCTGCAGTTAAACCTGGAGTTGAGCCTGTGGCTGCAGTTAAACCTGTAGTTGAGCCTGTGGCTGCAGTTAAACCTGGAGTTGAGCCTGTGGCTGCAGTTAAACCTGGAGTTGAACCTGTGGCTGCAGTTAAACCTGTAGTTGAACCTGTGGCTGCAGTTAAACCTGTAGTTGAGCCTGTGGCTGCAGTTAAACCTGTAGTTGAGCATGTGGCTGCAGTTAAACCTGTAGTTAAGCATGTGGCTACAGTTGAGCATGTGGCTGCAGTTAAACCTGTAGTTGAGCCTGTGGCTGCAGTTATACCTGTAGTTGAACCTGTGGCTGCAGTTAAACCTGTAGTTGAGCCTGTGGCTGCAGTTAAACCTGTAGTTGAGCCTGTGGCTGCAGTTAAACCTGTAGTTGAGCCTGTGGCTGCAGTTAAACCTGTAGTTGAGCCTGTGGCTGCAGTAAAACCTGTAGTTGAGCCTGTGGCTACAGTTAAACCTGTAGTTGAGCCTGTGGCTGCAGTTAAACCTGTAGTTGAGCCTGTGGCTGCAGTTAAACCTGTAGTTGAGCCTGTGGCTGCAGTTAAACCTGTAGTTGAGCCTGTGGCCACAGTTAAACATGTAGTTGAGCCTGTGGCTGTAGTTAAACCTGTAGTTAAACCTGTAGTTGAGCCTGTGGCTGCAGTTAAACCTGTAGTTGAGCCTGTGGCTGCAGTTAAACCTGTAGTTGAGCCTGTGGCTACAGTTGAGCATGTGGCTGCAGTTAAACCTGTAGTTAAGCATGTGGCTACAGTTGAGCATGTGGCTGCAGTTATACCTGTAGTTGAGCCTGTGGCTGCAGTTATACCTGTAGTTGAGCCTGTGGCTGCAGTTAAACCTGTAGTTGAGCCTGTGGCTGCAGTTAAACCTGTAGTTGAGCCTGTGGCTGCAGTTAAACCTGTAGTTGAGCCTGTGGCTGCAGTTAAACCTGTAGTTGAGCCTGTGGCTGCAGTTAAACCTGTAGTTGAGCCTGTGGCTGCAGTTAAACCTGTAGTTGAGCCTGTGGCTGCAGTTAAACCTGTAGTTGAGCCTGTGGCTGCAGTAAAACCTGTAGTTGAGCCTGTGGCTACAGTTAAACCTGTAGTTGAGCCTGTGGCTACAGTTAAACCTGTAGTTGAGCCTGTGGCTACAGTTAAACCTGTAGTTGAGCCTGTGGCTGCATATAAACCTGTAGTTGAGCCTGTGGCTGCAGTTAAACCTGTAGTTAAACCTGTAGTTAAACCTGTAGTTGAGCCTGTAGTTGAGCCTGTGGCTGCAGTTAAACCTGTAGTTGAGCCTGTAGTTGAGCCTGTGGCTGCAGTTAAACCTGTAGTTGAGCCTGTGGCTACAGTTAAGCCTGTAGTTGAGCCTGTGGCTGCAGTTAAGCCTGTAGTTGAGCCTGTGGCTGCAGTTAAGCCTGTAGTTGAGCCTGTGGCTGCAGTTAAACCTGTAGTTAAACCTGTAGTTGAGCCTGTAGTTGAGCCTGTGGCTGCAGTTAAACCTGTAGTTGAGCCTGTAGTTGAGCCTGTGGCTGCAGTTAAACCTGTAGTTGAGCCTGTGGCTACAGTTAAGCCTGTAGTTGAGCCTGTGGCTGCAGTTAAGCCTGTAGTTGAGCCTGTGGCTGCAGTTAAGCCTGTAGTTGAGCCTGTGGCTGCAGTTAAGCCTGTAGTTGAGCCTGTGGCTACAGTTAAGCCTGTAGTTGAGCCTGTGGCTGCAGTTAAGCCTGTAGTTGAGCCTGTGGCTGCAGTTAAAACTGTAAATGAGGAGTCAACATCTGCCACTCAAGTCGTGGCAGATGATATAATAGCACCTGCATCAGAACCTGCATCAGAACCTACACCATCCCCTTGTGGGGGTCAGGTTCCATCACT CATTCAGCAACAGGAGGATGCTGAACCACAGCATCAGATAGTCCATGACTTTCGTCACACCGA TGCGGGTTGTGCGGTAAGGCCTTAG
- the LOC139533835 gene encoding myelin proteolipid protein-like isoform X2 — protein MGCYDCCIRCLGAVPYPSLVATLLCFTGMALFCGCGHEALANTEVLAETYFARNIQDYVVLASFIKYFQYVIYGLASFFFLYCILLLAEGFYTTSAVKQTFGEFRSTRCGRCLSLTFIIVTYVLAVIWLAVFAFTAIPVFFFFNMAQTCHTINILAETTPSINQHGWICMDARQYGLLPWNAMPGKACGMTLASICKTKEFFVTYDLYIAAFAGAGIALLALFMYVVATTYNYAVLRFLGRKGLRC, from the exons ATGG GTTGTTATGATTGCTGTATCCGCTGCCTGGGGGCAGTGCCCTACCCTTCCCTGGTGGCCACTCTGCTCTGCTTCACCGGCATGGCACTGTTCTGTGGCTGTGGGCACGAGGCACTGGCCAACACAGAGGTTCTCGCCGAGACTTACTTCGCTCGTAACATACAAGACTATGTTGTCCTGGCCTCGTT TATCAAGTACTTCCAGTACGTGATCTATGGCCTGGCCTCTTTCTTCTTCCTTTACTGCATCCTGCTGCTGGCCGAGGGATTCTACACCACCAGTGCCGTCAAGCAGACCTTCGGAGAGTTCCGGAGCACCAGATGTGGCCGCTGCCTTAGTCTGACG TTCATCATTGTGACATACGTCCTGGCAGTGATCTGGCTGGCGGTGTTTGCCTTTACAGCCATAcccgtcttcttcttcttcaacaTGGCACAGACCTGCCACACCATCAACATCCTGGCTGAGACGACACCCAGCATCAACCAGCATGGCTGGATCTGCATGGATGCCCGGCAGTATG GACTGCTGCCCTGGAATGCAATGCCAGGGAAGGCTTGTGGAATGACCTTGGCATCCATTTGCAAAACAAAAGAG TTCTTCGTCACCTATGACCTATATATTGCTGCCTTTGCTGGTGCAGGGATCGCTCTCTTGGCTCTG TTTATGTATGTGGTAGCCACCACATATAACTATGCAGTCCTGCGGTTCCTGGGCAGGAAAGGGCTGCGCTGTTAA
- the LOC139533835 gene encoding myelin proteolipid protein-like isoform X1, which yields MFPVRQPWLCKALGCYDCCIRCLGAVPYPSLVATLLCFTGMALFCGCGHEALANTEVLAETYFARNIQDYVVLASFIKYFQYVIYGLASFFFLYCILLLAEGFYTTSAVKQTFGEFRSTRCGRCLSLTFIIVTYVLAVIWLAVFAFTAIPVFFFFNMAQTCHTINILAETTPSINQHGWICMDARQYGLLPWNAMPGKACGMTLASICKTKEFFVTYDLYIAAFAGAGIALLALFMYVVATTYNYAVLRFLGRKGLRC from the exons ATGTTTCCGGTCAGACAGCCTTGGCTTTGCAAAGCCCTag GTTGTTATGATTGCTGTATCCGCTGCCTGGGGGCAGTGCCCTACCCTTCCCTGGTGGCCACTCTGCTCTGCTTCACCGGCATGGCACTGTTCTGTGGCTGTGGGCACGAGGCACTGGCCAACACAGAGGTTCTCGCCGAGACTTACTTCGCTCGTAACATACAAGACTATGTTGTCCTGGCCTCGTT TATCAAGTACTTCCAGTACGTGATCTATGGCCTGGCCTCTTTCTTCTTCCTTTACTGCATCCTGCTGCTGGCCGAGGGATTCTACACCACCAGTGCCGTCAAGCAGACCTTCGGAGAGTTCCGGAGCACCAGATGTGGCCGCTGCCTTAGTCTGACG TTCATCATTGTGACATACGTCCTGGCAGTGATCTGGCTGGCGGTGTTTGCCTTTACAGCCATAcccgtcttcttcttcttcaacaTGGCACAGACCTGCCACACCATCAACATCCTGGCTGAGACGACACCCAGCATCAACCAGCATGGCTGGATCTGCATGGATGCCCGGCAGTATG GACTGCTGCCCTGGAATGCAATGCCAGGGAAGGCTTGTGGAATGACCTTGGCATCCATTTGCAAAACAAAAGAG TTCTTCGTCACCTATGACCTATATATTGCTGCCTTTGCTGGTGCAGGGATCGCTCTCTTGGCTCTG TTTATGTATGTGGTAGCCACCACATATAACTATGCAGTCCTGCGGTTCCTGGGCAGGAAAGGGCTGCGCTGTTAA